A DNA window from Deltaproteobacteria bacterium contains the following coding sequences:
- a CDS encoding TIGR00730 family Rossman fold protein produces the protein MTQKRNGSGLAVGPGSRGEELARALRFCVEFIRGFRALHFVGPCVTIFGSARFDETHPYYALARETARQIGGAGFTIMTGGGPGIMEAANRGARDVGACSVGCNIELPREQKPNPYLENFIEFQHFFVRKLMLVKYSYAFVALPGGFGTLDEVFEVATLMQTRKIENFPCVLMGVDYWAPLREFVERAMVAAGTIAREDAARLLFTDDPEEAAHWIAQRTRGLLELRRPPRPLRILGERTTPQTR, from the coding sequence ATGACCCAGAAGCGCAACGGAAGCGGCCTCGCCGTCGGACCCGGCAGTCGCGGCGAGGAATTGGCGCGCGCGCTGCGCTTCTGTGTGGAGTTCATCCGCGGCTTCCGCGCGCTGCACTTCGTCGGACCGTGCGTGACGATCTTCGGCTCGGCGCGCTTCGACGAGACCCATCCCTACTACGCGCTGGCGCGCGAGACGGCGCGGCAGATCGGCGGCGCGGGCTTCACGATCATGACCGGCGGCGGGCCCGGAATCATGGAGGCCGCCAACCGCGGCGCGCGCGACGTGGGCGCCTGCTCCGTCGGCTGCAACATCGAGCTTCCGCGCGAGCAGAAGCCCAACCCCTATCTGGAAAACTTCATCGAGTTCCAGCACTTCTTCGTGCGCAAGCTGATGCTCGTGAAGTACTCCTACGCGTTCGTCGCGCTGCCCGGGGGCTTCGGCACGCTCGACGAGGTGTTCGAGGTCGCGACGCTGATGCAGACGCGCAAGATCGAGAATTTCCCCTGCGTGCTGATGGGCGTGGACTACTGGGCGCCGCTGCGCGAGTTCGTGGAGCGCGCCATGGTCGCGGCTGGCACGATCGCGCGCGAGGACGCGGCCCGGCTGCTCTTCACCGACGACCCCGAGGAGGCGGCGCACTGGATCGCGCAGCGCACGCGCGGCCTCCTCGAGCTGCGCCGGCCGCCCCGGCCGCTGCGCATCCTGGGCGAGCGGACTACGCCGCAGACTCGCTGA